In the genome of Phaeobacter piscinae, one region contains:
- a CDS encoding replication initiator protein A, which produces MAGQISGQMTAGGGAQGGDFFLCDIFDAIPKNDLASMEHPLFSLGTRPDRRILNYEHNGAEITVVPSVKGLATIHDKDILIFCISQLMAAVNAGRQVSRTLHLTAHDLLVATNRETSGDAYRRLREAFERLAGTRITTNIVTGGQEVTSGFGLIESWEIVRKARGGRMVNVVVTLSEWIYRAVLSKSVLTLSRDYFRLRKPLERRIYELARKHCGRQDSWQISVEVLLKKSGSASPRRVFRKMLRDMIAAQPLPDYAMEELPGDLIRFSQKHAVLDNSQRPPVLSARTLEQARSLIPGVDVYALEADWRTMWVRSGAPRLRRPDAAFLGWVRKRAAE; this is translated from the coding sequence ATGGCAGGCCAGATTTCAGGCCAGATGACCGCAGGCGGCGGGGCGCAGGGCGGGGATTTTTTCCTCTGCGATATCTTTGATGCGATCCCGAAAAACGATCTCGCCTCGATGGAACACCCGCTGTTCTCGCTTGGCACACGGCCGGACCGGCGGATTCTGAACTACGAACACAATGGTGCCGAGATCACCGTGGTGCCTTCGGTCAAAGGGCTGGCGACGATCCACGACAAGGACATTCTGATCTTCTGCATCAGCCAGCTGATGGCGGCGGTGAACGCGGGCCGCCAGGTCAGCCGCACGCTGCATCTCACCGCCCATGATCTGCTGGTGGCGACCAACCGCGAAACCTCGGGCGATGCCTACCGCCGTCTGCGCGAGGCGTTTGAGCGGCTGGCGGGCACCCGCATCACCACCAATATCGTCACCGGCGGTCAGGAGGTGACCAGCGGCTTTGGCCTGATCGAGAGCTGGGAGATTGTGCGCAAGGCGCGCGGCGGGCGGATGGTCAATGTGGTGGTGACGCTCAGCGAATGGATCTATCGCGCGGTGCTGTCGAAATCGGTGCTGACCCTCAGCCGCGATTACTTCCGGCTCAGGAAACCGCTGGAGCGGCGCATCTATGAGCTGGCGCGCAAACATTGCGGGCGGCAGGACAGCTGGCAGATCTCGGTGGAGGTGCTGTTGAAGAAATCCGGCTCAGCCTCGCCGCGCCGGGTGTTTCGCAAGATGCTGCGCGACATGATTGCGGCCCAGCCCCTGCCGGATTACGCGATGGAGGAGCTGCCGGGGGATCTGATCCGGTTTTCCCAGAAACATGCGGTGCTGGACAACAGCCAGCGCCCGCCGGTGCTGAGCGCGCGCACGCTGGAGCAGGCCCGCAGCCTGATCCCCGGCGTGGATGTCTATGCGCTGGAGGCGGACTGGCGCACGATGTGGGTGCGCTCTGGCGCGCCACGGCTGCGGCGCCCGGATGCGGCCTTCCTTGGCTGGGTCAGAAAACGCGCGGCAGAATAG